A genome region from Rattus norvegicus strain BN/NHsdMcwi chromosome 17, GRCr8, whole genome shotgun sequence includes the following:
- the Znf431l2 gene encoding zinc finger protein 431 isoform X1, which translates to MIGLMCFDVGCRVSYGRAGNLLSRDMKTVTYEDVHVNFTREEWALLDPFQKKLYKDVMLETYRNLNAIGFNWEDQNIEEHCQRSRRQRRHERSQSAEIPSEYTHCGKPFALHAHSHPQRNEEIHSEKKPSEVIQCVEAIAPYTSLQIYKRTQARQKPYECSQCGKVFANHSKLKKHERLHTEKKHYKCHECDKAFSQPIRLQKHQRVHTGEKPYKCNECDKPFSRHSRLQKHQRVNTGEKRYKCHECDKAFSRCSSLQKHKRVHTGEKRYRCHECDKAFSQPSILYRHKRVHTGEKPYKCRECDKAFSRPSGLQMHNRVHTGEKPYKCNECDKAFSRPSNLQTHKRVHTGEKPYKCNECDKAFSRHSSLQKHNGVHTGEKPYKCNECDKAFSEPSSLQMHKRVHTGEKPYKCNECDKAFSVHSNLQMHKSVHTGKKPYKCNECDKAFSRPSSLQKHKRVHTGEKPYKCIECDKAFSQSSILYSHKRTHTGEKPYKCNECDKAFADHSSLWKHKRVHTGEKPYKCNECDKAFSRPSNLQTHKRVHTGEKPYKCNECDKAFSDHSSLRMHKRVHTGEKPYQCRECDKDFSGPSSLQKHKRVHTGEKPYKCIECDKAFSQPSILYSHKRIHTGEKPYKCNECDKAFANHSRLRKHKRIHTGEKPYKCNECDKAFSEHSNLQTHKRVHTGEKPYKCKECDKAFSDHSSLRTHKRVHTGEKPYQCRECDKDFSGPSGLQMHNRVHTGEKPYKCNECDKTFSQHSSLWRHNRIHIREKPRNVMNVINPFQTTAAY; encoded by the exons ATGATTGGCCTGATGTGTTTTGATGTCGGCTGCCGGGTGTCTTATGGACGTGCTGGCAATCTACTAAGTCGGGACATG AAGACAGTGACTTATGAGgatgtgcatgtgaacttcacGCGGGAAGAGTGGGCTTTGCTGGATCCCTTCCAGAAGAAGCTCTACAAAGATGTCATGCTGGAGACCTACAGGAACCTCAATGCTATAG GCTTTAATTGGGAAGACCAAAATATTGAGGAACACTGTCAAAGATCTAGAAGACAGAGAAG GCATGAAAGAAGTCAGAGTGCAGAGATTCCCTCCGAATATACTCACTGTGGAAAACCCTTTGCTTTACATGCTCACAGTCATCCTCAAAGGAATGAAGAGATTCATTCAGAAAAGAAGCCCTCTGAAGTTATTCAGTGTGTTGAAGCCATTGCTCCTTACACAAGTCtccaaatatataaaagaacACAAGCTAGacagaaaccttatgaatgtagtCAATGTGGTAAAGTTTTTGCAAATCACAGTAAACTTAAAAAGCATGAAAGACTTCATACTGAAAAGAAACACTACAAATgtcatgaatgtgataaagcTTTTTCACAACCCATTAGACTCCAGAAGCatcaaagagttcacactggagagaaaccctataaatGCAATGAATGTGATAAACCCTTTTCACGACATAGTAGACTCCAGAAGCATCAAAGAGTTAATACTGGAGAGAAACGCTACAAATgtcatgaatgtgataaagccttttcacgatGCAGTAGCCTCCAGaagcataaaagagttcacactggagagaaacgcTACAGATgtcatgaatgtgataaagccttttcacaaccCAGTATACTCTATAggcataaaagagttcacactggagagaaaccctacaaatgtaggGAATGTGATAAAGCGTTTTCACGACCCAGTGGACTCCAGATGCATAATagagttcatactggagagaaaccctacaaatgcaatgaatgtgataaagccttttcacgaccCAGTAACCTCCAGACGCATAAAagagttcatactggagagaaaccctacaaatgtaatgaatgtgataaagccttttcacgacACAGTAGCCTCCAGAAGCATAATGgagttcacactggagaaaaaccctacaaatgtaatgaatgtgataaagccttttcagaaCCCAGTAGCCTCCAGAtgcataaaagagttcacactggagagaaaccgtacaaatgtaatgaatgtgataaagccttttcagtaCACAGTAACCTCCAGATGCATAAAAGTGTTCATACTGgaaagaaaccctacaaatgtaatgaatgtgataaagccttttcacgaccCAGTAGCCTCCAGaagcataaaagagttcacactggagagaaaccctacaaatgtattgaatgtgataaagccttttcacaatcCAGTATACTCTACAGCCATAAAAgaactcatacaggagagaaaccctacaaatgtaatgaatgtgataaagcctttgcaGACCACAGTAGCCTATGGaagcataaaagagttcacactggagagaaaccctacaaatgtaatgaatgtgataaagccttttcacgaccCAGTAACCTCCAGAcgcataaaagagttcacactggagagaaaccctacaaatgtaatgaatgtgataaagccttttcagacCACAGTAGCCTCCGGAtgcataaaagagttcacactggagagaaaccgtaCCAATGTAGGGAATGTGATAAAGACTTTTCAGGACCCAGTAGCCTCCAAaagcataaaagagttcacactggagagaaaccctacaaatgtattgaatgtgataaagccttttcacaaccCAGTATACTCTACAGCcataaaagaattcatactggagagaaaccctacaaatgtaatgaatgtgataaagcctttgcaaACCACAGTAGGCTACGGAAGCATAAaagaattcacactggagagaaaccctacaaatgtaatgaatgtgataaagccttttcagaaCACAGTAACCTCCAGAcgcataaaagagttcacactggagagaaaccctacaaatgtaaggaatgtgataaagccttttcagacCACAGTAGCCTCAGGAcgcataaaagagttcacactggagagaaaccctaccaATGCAGGGAATGTGATAAAGACTTTTCAGGACCCAGTGGACTCCAGATGCATAATagagttcatactggagagaaaccctacaaatgtaatgaatgtgataaaacCTTTTCACAACACAGTAGCCTCTGGAGGCATAATAGAATTCATATCAGAGAGAAACCCagaaatgtaatgaatgtgataaatcCTTTTCAGACCACAGCAGCCTACTGA
- the Znf431l2 gene encoding zinc finger protein 431 isoform X2 produces the protein MIGLMCFDVGCRVSYGRAGNLLSRDMTVTYEDVHVNFTREEWALLDPFQKKLYKDVMLETYRNLNAIGFNWEDQNIEEHCQRSRRQRRHERSQSAEIPSEYTHCGKPFALHAHSHPQRNEEIHSEKKPSEVIQCVEAIAPYTSLQIYKRTQARQKPYECSQCGKVFANHSKLKKHERLHTEKKHYKCHECDKAFSQPIRLQKHQRVHTGEKPYKCNECDKPFSRHSRLQKHQRVNTGEKRYKCHECDKAFSRCSSLQKHKRVHTGEKRYRCHECDKAFSQPSILYRHKRVHTGEKPYKCRECDKAFSRPSGLQMHNRVHTGEKPYKCNECDKAFSRPSNLQTHKRVHTGEKPYKCNECDKAFSRHSSLQKHNGVHTGEKPYKCNECDKAFSEPSSLQMHKRVHTGEKPYKCNECDKAFSVHSNLQMHKSVHTGKKPYKCNECDKAFSRPSSLQKHKRVHTGEKPYKCIECDKAFSQSSILYSHKRTHTGEKPYKCNECDKAFADHSSLWKHKRVHTGEKPYKCNECDKAFSRPSNLQTHKRVHTGEKPYKCNECDKAFSDHSSLRMHKRVHTGEKPYQCRECDKDFSGPSSLQKHKRVHTGEKPYKCIECDKAFSQPSILYSHKRIHTGEKPYKCNECDKAFANHSRLRKHKRIHTGEKPYKCNECDKAFSEHSNLQTHKRVHTGEKPYKCKECDKAFSDHSSLRTHKRVHTGEKPYQCRECDKDFSGPSGLQMHNRVHTGEKPYKCNECDKTFSQHSSLWRHNRIHIREKPRNVMNVINPFQTTAAY, from the exons ATGATTGGCCTGATGTGTTTTGATGTCGGCTGCCGGGTGTCTTATGGACGTGCTGGCAATCTACTAAGTCGGGACATG ACAGTGACTTATGAGgatgtgcatgtgaacttcacGCGGGAAGAGTGGGCTTTGCTGGATCCCTTCCAGAAGAAGCTCTACAAAGATGTCATGCTGGAGACCTACAGGAACCTCAATGCTATAG GCTTTAATTGGGAAGACCAAAATATTGAGGAACACTGTCAAAGATCTAGAAGACAGAGAAG GCATGAAAGAAGTCAGAGTGCAGAGATTCCCTCCGAATATACTCACTGTGGAAAACCCTTTGCTTTACATGCTCACAGTCATCCTCAAAGGAATGAAGAGATTCATTCAGAAAAGAAGCCCTCTGAAGTTATTCAGTGTGTTGAAGCCATTGCTCCTTACACAAGTCtccaaatatataaaagaacACAAGCTAGacagaaaccttatgaatgtagtCAATGTGGTAAAGTTTTTGCAAATCACAGTAAACTTAAAAAGCATGAAAGACTTCATACTGAAAAGAAACACTACAAATgtcatgaatgtgataaagcTTTTTCACAACCCATTAGACTCCAGAAGCatcaaagagttcacactggagagaaaccctataaatGCAATGAATGTGATAAACCCTTTTCACGACATAGTAGACTCCAGAAGCATCAAAGAGTTAATACTGGAGAGAAACGCTACAAATgtcatgaatgtgataaagccttttcacgatGCAGTAGCCTCCAGaagcataaaagagttcacactggagagaaacgcTACAGATgtcatgaatgtgataaagccttttcacaaccCAGTATACTCTATAggcataaaagagttcacactggagagaaaccctacaaatgtaggGAATGTGATAAAGCGTTTTCACGACCCAGTGGACTCCAGATGCATAATagagttcatactggagagaaaccctacaaatgcaatgaatgtgataaagccttttcacgaccCAGTAACCTCCAGACGCATAAAagagttcatactggagagaaaccctacaaatgtaatgaatgtgataaagccttttcacgacACAGTAGCCTCCAGAAGCATAATGgagttcacactggagaaaaaccctacaaatgtaatgaatgtgataaagccttttcagaaCCCAGTAGCCTCCAGAtgcataaaagagttcacactggagagaaaccgtacaaatgtaatgaatgtgataaagccttttcagtaCACAGTAACCTCCAGATGCATAAAAGTGTTCATACTGgaaagaaaccctacaaatgtaatgaatgtgataaagccttttcacgaccCAGTAGCCTCCAGaagcataaaagagttcacactggagagaaaccctacaaatgtattgaatgtgataaagccttttcacaatcCAGTATACTCTACAGCCATAAAAgaactcatacaggagagaaaccctacaaatgtaatgaatgtgataaagcctttgcaGACCACAGTAGCCTATGGaagcataaaagagttcacactggagagaaaccctacaaatgtaatgaatgtgataaagccttttcacgaccCAGTAACCTCCAGAcgcataaaagagttcacactggagagaaaccctacaaatgtaatgaatgtgataaagccttttcagacCACAGTAGCCTCCGGAtgcataaaagagttcacactggagagaaaccgtaCCAATGTAGGGAATGTGATAAAGACTTTTCAGGACCCAGTAGCCTCCAAaagcataaaagagttcacactggagagaaaccctacaaatgtattgaatgtgataaagccttttcacaaccCAGTATACTCTACAGCcataaaagaattcatactggagagaaaccctacaaatgtaatgaatgtgataaagcctttgcaaACCACAGTAGGCTACGGAAGCATAAaagaattcacactggagagaaaccctacaaatgtaatgaatgtgataaagccttttcagaaCACAGTAACCTCCAGAcgcataaaagagttcacactggagagaaaccctacaaatgtaaggaatgtgataaagccttttcagacCACAGTAGCCTCAGGAcgcataaaagagttcacactggagagaaaccctaccaATGCAGGGAATGTGATAAAGACTTTTCAGGACCCAGTGGACTCCAGATGCATAATagagttcatactggagagaaaccctacaaatgtaatgaatgtgataaaacCTTTTCACAACACAGTAGCCTCTGGAGGCATAATAGAATTCATATCAGAGAGAAACCCagaaatgtaatgaatgtgataaatcCTTTTCAGACCACAGCAGCCTACTGA